Proteins from a genomic interval of Streptococcus oralis:
- a CDS encoding YwaF family protein — translation MNLWDQLFTTQISEPPQFELHWYIGLLCILAFTFYTSYRFRDKVAYQRFIQILQSVQLIILYSWYWGNHLPLSESLPFYHCRVAMFVLLLIPGTSKYKQYFALLGTFGATVALTYPLFDPYPFPHVTILSFVIGHVALLGNALLYLFKNYEASLLNFKNVAVITFTLNALIWVVNLVVSGDYGFLTRPPLVGNHGQLLNYLIVSSVIVIAICVTAKLLEIFLQQKSEEFIQEKV, via the coding sequence ATGAATTTGTGGGATCAATTGTTTACCACGCAGATATCAGAACCGCCCCAGTTTGAACTCCACTGGTATATTGGTTTGTTATGTATACTGGCCTTTACTTTCTACACTTCTTATCGTTTTCGTGACAAAGTGGCTTACCAACGATTTATTCAGATTCTTCAATCTGTTCAACTGATTATTCTGTATAGCTGGTATTGGGGAAACCATCTGCCCCTGTCAGAAAGTTTACCCTTCTATCATTGCCGTGTAGCCATGTTTGTCTTGCTCCTGATCCCGGGAACCTCTAAGTACAAGCAATACTTTGCCCTTCTAGGAACCTTTGGGGCAACAGTGGCTCTGACTTATCCACTATTTGATCCTTATCCGTTTCCACACGTGACCATCCTGTCCTTCGTTATCGGACATGTGGCACTTTTGGGGAATGCGCTCCTATACTTGTTTAAGAATTATGAAGCTTCCCTGCTCAACTTCAAAAATGTAGCGGTGATTACCTTCACCTTGAACGCTTTGATATGGGTTGTTAATTTAGTTGTCAGTGGGGATTATGGTTTCTTAACGAGACCGCCACTTGTTGGAAATCACGGACAACTTTTGAATTACCTTATTGTTTCGAGCGTTATCGTGATAGCAATTTGCGTAACAGCAAAATTGCTAGAGATTTTTTTACAGCAAAAATCGGAAGAATTTATTCAAGAGAAGGTCTAA
- a CDS encoding MurR/RpiR family transcriptional regulator has product MNKPDIATIIDLHFEELTELEQEIARYFLQPETIQDDLSSQQVTQKLHISQAALTRFAKKCGFTGYREFVFQYQHQASKQDTHSHKHSPLTKRVLRSYSIMREQTQDLIDEEQLERVAQLIEDAERVYFFGTGSSGLVAREMKLRFMRLGVVCEALTDQDGFAWTTSIMDENCLVLGFSLSGTTPSILDSLLDAKEMGAKTVLFTSVPNKDSQAYTETVLVASHSQSSYIQRISAQLPMLFLIDLVYAYFLEINRESKEKIFNSYWENKKLNGYRRQKRVRKS; this is encoded by the coding sequence ATGAACAAACCAGACATCGCAACCATAATCGACCTCCATTTTGAAGAATTAACCGAGCTTGAGCAAGAAATCGCTCGCTATTTTTTACAACCTGAAACGATCCAAGATGATCTTTCTTCTCAGCAAGTTACCCAGAAATTACATATCTCCCAAGCAGCGCTGACCCGCTTTGCTAAAAAGTGTGGTTTTACAGGTTACAGAGAATTTGTCTTTCAATACCAGCATCAGGCGAGTAAACAGGACACTCATTCGCACAAACATAGTCCTTTGACCAAACGTGTTTTGCGAAGCTACAGTATCATGCGAGAACAAACACAGGATTTGATTGACGAAGAACAACTGGAACGAGTCGCCCAGTTAATCGAAGATGCTGAGCGTGTCTACTTCTTTGGAACAGGCAGTTCCGGTCTTGTCGCTCGTGAAATGAAATTGCGTTTCATGCGTCTGGGTGTGGTCTGTGAAGCCTTAACCGATCAGGACGGCTTTGCATGGACGACCAGCATCATGGATGAAAATTGTCTCGTACTCGGTTTCTCACTTTCTGGTACAACTCCTTCTATTTTAGACAGTCTATTAGACGCAAAAGAGATGGGGGCGAAGACTGTACTCTTTACAAGTGTTCCCAATAAAGATAGTCAAGCCTATACCGAAACAGTCCTTGTGGCAAGCCATAGTCAATCTTCTTACATCCAGCGTATTTCCGCTCAACTCCCTATGCTCTTCCTTATAGATTTGGTTTACGCCTACTTTTTGGAAATCAATCGTGAAAGCAAGGAGAAAATCTTTAATAGCTATTGGGAAAATAAAAAACTCAATGGCTATCGTAGACAAAAACGCGTTAGAAAATCCTAG
- a CDS encoding D-alanine--D-alanine ligase, producing MKQTIILLYGGRSAEREVSVLSAESVMRAVNYDRFTVKTFFISQSGDFIKTQEFSQTPGQEDRLMTNETIDWNKKVAPSAIYEEGAVVFPVLHGPMGEDGSVQGFLEVLKMPYVGCNILSSSLAMDKITTKRVLESVGIAQVPYVAVVEGDDVTAKIAEVEEKLTYPVFTKPSNMGSSVGISKSENQEELRQALELAFQYDSRVLVEQGVNAREIEVGLLGNYDVKSTLPGEVVKDVAFYDYDAKYIDNKITMDIPARISDDVVAVMRRNAETAFRAIGGLGLSRCDFFYTDKGEIFLNELNTMPGFTQWSMYPLLWDNMGISYPELIERLVDLAKESFNKHEAHLL from the coding sequence ATGAAACAAACGATTATTCTTTTATACGGCGGACGCAGTGCAGAACGTGAGGTGTCTGTATTGTCAGCTGAAAGTGTCATGCGTGCGGTCAACTACGACCGTTTCACAGTCAAGACTTTCTTTATCAGCCAGTCAGGTGACTTTATCAAAACGCAAGAATTTAGCCAGACTCCAGGTCAAGAGGATCGTCTCATGACCAATGAAACGATTGATTGGAATAAGAAAGTTGCACCAAGTGCCATCTACGAAGAAGGTGCAGTGGTCTTTCCAGTTCTTCATGGCCCAATGGGAGAGGATGGCTCTGTTCAAGGATTCTTGGAAGTTTTAAAAATGCCTTATGTAGGTTGCAATATCTTGTCATCTAGTCTTGCCATGGATAAAATTACGACCAAGCGAGTTCTAGAATCTGTCGGAATTGCCCAAGTTCCTTATGTGGCCGTCGTCGAAGGTGATGATGTGACTGCTAAAATCGCTGAAGTTGAAGAAAAATTGACTTATCCAGTCTTCACAAAACCATCAAACATGGGGTCAAGTGTCGGTATTTCTAAGTCTGAAAACCAAGAAGAACTCCGCCAAGCTTTGGAACTTGCCTTCCAATATGACAGCCGTGTCTTGGTAGAGCAAGGTGTGAATGCGCGTGAAATCGAGGTTGGTCTCTTGGGGAACTACGATGTCAAGAGCACTTTGCCAGGAGAAGTTGTCAAGGATGTTGCCTTCTATGATTATGATGCCAAATATATCGATAACAAGATTACCATGGATATCCCGGCTAGGATCAGTGATGATGTGGTAGCTGTCATGCGTCGAAATGCTGAAACTGCCTTCCGTGCAATCGGTGGTCTTGGTCTCTCTCGTTGCGATTTCTTCTATACAGATAAGGGCGAGATCTTCCTAAATGAGCTTAATACTATGCCAGGTTTTACCCAGTGGTCTATGTACCCACTACTTTGGGACAATATGGGAATCAGCTACCCAGAACTAATTGAGCGTTTGGTTGACCTTGCTAAGGAGAGCTTTAACAAGCACGAAGCGCATTTGCTATAA
- a CDS encoding TIGR04197 family type VII secretion effector yields the protein MGGKIKSSTIAAEAAINELVGYDTSDKQNQQVEFSYTSEIAGMEAGRLACNQMLQAVSDFSSAILTQANKFPEIAHRIEKRDIEQAKRWSY from the coding sequence ATGGGTGGAAAGATAAAATCTAGTACGATAGCAGCAGAGGCGGCTATTAATGAGTTGGTTGGGTATGACACGAGCGACAAGCAAAATCAGCAGGTAGAATTTTCATATACTTCTGAAATTGCTGGGATGGAAGCGGGACGTCTGGCCTGCAATCAAATGCTTCAGGCAGTTAGTGATTTTAGTTCAGCTATTTTGACCCAAGCAAATAAGTTTCCAGAAATTGCTCATAGGATTGAAAAACGTGATATAGAGCAAGCCAAGAGATGGAGTTACTAA
- the recR gene encoding recombination mediator RecR, with product MLYPTPIAKLIDSYSKLPGIGIKTATRLAFYTIGMSDDDVNEFAKNLLSAKRELTYCSICGRLTDDDPCSICTDPTRDQTTILVLEDSRDVAAMENIQEYHGLYHVLHGLISPMNGISPDDINLKSLMTRLMDSEVSEVIVATNATADGEATSMYLSRLLKPAGIKVTRLARGLAVGADIEYADEVTLLRAIENRTEL from the coding sequence ATGCTGTATCCAACACCTATTGCCAAGTTAATTGATAGTTATTCGAAGCTTCCAGGTATCGGGATCAAAACGGCTACTCGTCTCGCCTTCTATACCATTGGAATGTCTGATGACGATGTCAATGAATTTGCAAAAAATCTCCTATCTGCCAAGCGGGAATTGACCTATTGTTCCATCTGTGGTCGCTTGACCGATGATGATCCCTGCTCTATCTGCACAGATCCGACTCGAGACCAGACAACGATCTTGGTGCTAGAGGATAGTCGCGATGTGGCTGCTATGGAAAATATCCAAGAATACCATGGACTCTATCATGTCTTGCATGGACTCATTTCTCCTATGAATGGTATCAGCCCAGACGATATCAACCTCAAGAGTCTCATGACCCGTCTCATGGATAGTGAGGTTTCAGAGGTGATCGTGGCAACCAATGCGACAGCAGATGGAGAAGCGACATCTATGTATCTCTCTCGTTTGCTCAAACCAGCTGGTATCAAAGTCACTCGTCTAGCACGAGGACTAGCCGTGGGAGCAGATATCGAGTATGCGGATGAGGTCACACTCTTACGAGCCATTGAAAATCGGACAGAGTTGTAG
- a CDS encoding LXG domain-containing protein, with amino-acid sequence MGVKYSAQESQELIQAMTNNLQVANEVTDRLSSGCDHLISSLDSGELSGAAYTAGKGVFTDIIIPSIKKLQEAVGDIQLELTSYKNVDAQVSGYGDLDLDQLKELKKLREEQLAIVEAQIQVRENWLNQITDLFSLNWGKAFSEKTILYNTKSQIESGIQDLDDKIEKLEFFISQVSQYFSDSLEVLSLAIQGATQLSKVIADSDGNYYADGLDMSWVQKMKDVKIENQKIETSIPISKKQKSIQTLQQQYGFSQTESEILLKLYASMEKKYGTKKANVEFFKIVASYSYGDKSYGAWQIVAGLYSPNGVNGIIVGINDKLKYILKKYGLKDYEIDMIQKAIQNQHNFARLEKIEEGDTNDEIKGKLNLASEKAYGQGNYNKLDEKQKARVRELLFQFGGTIDYSHMAATISAHFTDNHGIENEDDLAGWQGDVAGAMGISPSLGNDDYRSDLDAVNIYHKMKNGDSVVDVTNSYYDSVERTSGYRAYEFVQNIGEGDYTKGMKKLEETYKLYVSSHSSEQSSTFEKFMNAIQHFQKDLDKPNPSIGEQNVK; translated from the coding sequence ATGGGAGTAAAATACAGCGCACAAGAATCCCAAGAATTGATTCAGGCCATGACCAACAACCTCCAAGTCGCAAATGAAGTCACGGACCGCTTATCTAGTGGATGTGACCACCTGATTTCCTCTTTAGACTCAGGTGAGCTGTCAGGAGCAGCCTACACAGCTGGCAAAGGTGTCTTTACAGACATTATCATCCCCAGCATCAAGAAGTTACAAGAAGCGGTAGGCGATATCCAACTAGAGTTGACTTCCTACAAGAATGTGGATGCTCAGGTCTCTGGATATGGTGATTTGGACCTAGATCAGCTCAAGGAACTAAAAAAATTGAGGGAAGAGCAGTTAGCTATCGTAGAAGCTCAGATTCAAGTGAGGGAGAACTGGCTAAATCAAATCACGGACCTCTTTAGTCTCAATTGGGGGAAAGCCTTCTCTGAGAAGACCATCCTCTACAATACCAAGTCTCAAATCGAGTCAGGTATTCAAGATTTGGATGACAAGATTGAAAAACTAGAATTTTTTATCTCACAGGTTTCCCAGTATTTCAGTGATAGTTTAGAAGTCCTTAGCTTAGCGATTCAAGGAGCTACGCAACTAAGTAAAGTCATTGCCGATAGCGATGGCAACTACTATGCGGACGGTCTGGACATGAGCTGGGTACAGAAAATGAAGGATGTGAAGATTGAAAATCAAAAAATTGAGACATCCATACCAATAAGTAAAAAACAAAAATCTATTCAGACACTCCAACAGCAATATGGGTTTAGTCAAACTGAATCAGAAATATTACTAAAATTATATGCTAGTATGGAAAAGAAATATGGGACTAAAAAAGCAAATGTAGAATTCTTTAAGATAGTTGCTTCATACTCTTATGGTGATAAATCTTATGGTGCTTGGCAAATTGTCGCTGGATTATATAGTCCAAACGGGGTGAATGGTATAATAGTTGGCATAAACGATAAACTGAAATACATACTGAAAAAATATGGATTAAAAGATTATGAAATTGATATGATTCAGAAAGCTATCCAGAATCAGCATAATTTTGCGAGATTGGAAAAGATTGAAGAGGGAGATACAAATGATGAGATAAAAGGTAAACTGAATTTAGCTTCTGAGAAAGCATATGGTCAAGGAAATTATAATAAATTAGACGAGAAGCAGAAAGCAAGAGTAAGGGAATTGTTGTTTCAATTTGGAGGAACAATAGATTATTCTCATATGGCTGCCACCATTTCTGCACATTTTACAGATAATCATGGAATAGAAAATGAGGATGATTTAGCGGGTTGGCAAGGTGATGTAGCTGGTGCTATGGGAATTTCTCCTAGTCTTGGCAATGATGATTATCGTTCAGATTTAGATGCTGTTAATATTTACCACAAAATGAAGAACGGAGATAGTGTAGTTGATGTTACAAACTCATACTATGATAGTGTTGAGAGAACATCTGGCTATAGAGCTTATGAATTTGTTCAAAATATTGGAGAAGGGGATTACACGAAAGGAATGAAGAAATTAGAAGAAACTTATAAATTATATGTCTCTTCTCATTCTAGTGAACAATCATCAACTTTCGAAAAATTTATGAATGCTATCCAACATTTCCAAAAAGATTTAGATAAACCCAATCCTTCTATCGGAGAGCAAAATGTTAAATAA
- a CDS encoding thiol-disulfide isomerase, which translates to MSDKVKQFKWLIVLFLFLLAIPSYFAYNHFRQSSTLKEAFEKNERIEALHHLMASGKYASDIRKEGYVVPPDGAIRLDGGIDSIEIKGDIDLDISNPGQNGVTAYFRIEIDGKITSVLYELDKNFDLVSSAYFQINEKNIKESVTIPQAEEERLLKIVQKELEAFMQKMYQTLYG; encoded by the coding sequence ATGTCAGATAAAGTAAAACAGTTTAAGTGGTTGATTGTATTGTTTTTGTTTCTGTTAGCAATTCCTTCATATTTTGCTTACAATCATTTCCGACAATCTAGTACTTTAAAAGAAGCCTTTGAGAAAAATGAAAGAATTGAAGCTCTTCATCATTTAATGGCATCAGGAAAATATGCGTCTGACATCCGAAAAGAAGGCTATGTCGTTCCTCCTGATGGAGCTATTCGTTTGGATGGAGGAATTGACTCCATAGAGATAAAAGGAGACATCGATTTGGATATCTCAAATCCGGGACAGAATGGGGTTACTGCTTATTTTAGAATAGAGATAGATGGTAAAATAACTAGTGTACTATATGAATTGGATAAGAACTTTGATTTAGTTTCTAGCGCCTATTTTCAAATAAATGAAAAAAATATAAAAGAGAGTGTGACTATCCCCCAAGCCGAAGAAGAGCGACTATTAAAAATTGTTCAAAAAGAGCTTGAGGCTTTCATGCAAAAGATGTATCAGACTTTGTATGGCTAG
- a CDS encoding NUDIX hydrolase N-terminal domain-containing protein, whose product MNASDFVKYLQRMIAITDTGLTFTKDPFDRERYEDLRSLLSEMLNQGLDIDSEEVAEVLKPTSAYATPLMDVRAWIVEDEKICLVRGQGEESWALPGGFGEVGYSPTENILKEIEEETGFTAKAERLLAVFDTNRFQLQSKQYAKFVFECQLLDGQFQENQEIAELQFFAIDQLPALSEKRITKEQMEILWQVYRGQRDQYVD is encoded by the coding sequence ATGAATGCAAGTGATTTTGTCAAGTATCTTCAAAGAATGATTGCCATTACAGATACTGGATTAACCTTTACAAAAGATCCTTTCGACCGCGAGCGTTACGAGGACTTGCGAAGCCTGTTATCTGAAATGTTGAATCAGGGATTAGACATAGATTCAGAAGAAGTGGCAGAAGTCTTGAAACCGACTTCCGCTTATGCGACTCCTTTAATGGACGTCCGTGCTTGGATTGTTGAGGATGAAAAAATTTGTCTGGTTAGGGGACAAGGAGAGGAAAGTTGGGCTTTGCCAGGTGGTTTTGGTGAAGTTGGCTATTCTCCAACCGAAAATATTCTTAAAGAAATTGAAGAAGAAACCGGTTTTACAGCAAAAGCTGAAAGGTTACTTGCAGTTTTTGATACCAATCGTTTCCAACTACAGAGCAAACAATATGCAAAGTTTGTCTTTGAATGCCAACTTCTTGACGGACAATTTCAAGAGAATCAAGAAATTGCTGAGCTTCAATTTTTTGCCATTGACCAATTGCCGGCCCTATCTGAAAAACGCATCACCAAGGAGCAAATGGAGATTCTTTGGCAAGTTTATAGAGGACAAAGAGACCAATATGTCGATTAG
- the pbp2b gene encoding penicillin-binding protein PBP2B, with protein MRKFNSHSIPIRLNLLFAIVILLFMAIIGRLLYMQVLNKDFYETKLASASQTRVTTSSARGQIYDAAGKPLVENTVKQVVSFTRNNKMTAAELKETAKKLLTYVNVTSPNLTDRQIADYYLADQDVYKKTVESLPNDKRLDSDGNRLSEATLYNNAVESIDVSQLNYTDDQKKEIYLFSQLNAVENFATGTISTDALDDTQVALVASASKELPGISISTSWDRKVLDTSLSSIVGSVSSEKSGLPAEEVDAYLKKGYSLNDRVGTSYLEKQYEDVLQGKRSVKEIHLDKHGNMESVENVEEGSKGNNIKLTVDLAFQNGVDDLLKSYFNSELGNGGAKYSEGVYAVALNPKTGAVLAMSGVKHDVESGELSSDSLGTITNVFVPGSVVKAATLSSGWENGVLSGNQTLTDQPIVFQGSAPINSWYTLSYGSFPITAVEALEYSSNTYMVQTALGIMGQSYQPNMIVATDQLETAMGKLRSTFGEYGLGASTEIDLPDESTGFTPKEFDLANYINNAFGQFDNYTPMQLAQYVATIANNGVRLAPHIVEGVYGNNEQGGLGNLVQETATKELNKINISEADMALLHQGFYQVSHGTSALTTGRAFSNGAAVSISGKTGTAESYVNGGQKANNTNAVAYAPSDNPQIAVAVVFPHNTNLTNGVGPSIARDIINLYNQQHPMN; from the coding sequence ATGAGAAAATTCAATAGCCATTCGATTCCTATTCGGCTTAATTTACTGTTTGCTATTGTTATCCTGTTGTTTATGGCCATTATTGGTCGATTGTTATATATGCAGGTGCTCAATAAGGATTTTTATGAAACAAAATTGGCTTCAGCCAGCCAGACAAGGGTAACAACCAGTTCAGCTCGTGGGCAAATCTATGATGCAGCAGGGAAACCCTTGGTAGAAAACACTGTCAAGCAAGTTGTGTCTTTCACACGAAACAATAAAATGACAGCAGCAGAATTGAAGGAGACAGCCAAGAAACTTCTCACATATGTGAATGTAACCTCCCCTAATTTGACAGACCGTCAGATTGCAGACTACTACTTGGCGGACCAGGACGTTTACAAAAAAACAGTCGAATCCTTGCCAAATGATAAACGCCTAGATTCAGATGGGAACCGCTTATCTGAAGCGACTCTCTACAATAATGCGGTTGAAAGTATTGACGTGAGTCAACTCAATTATACAGATGACCAGAAAAAGGAGATCTATCTCTTTAGTCAGCTCAATGCCGTTGAAAATTTTGCGACAGGTACCATTTCTACGGATGCCTTAGATGATACCCAAGTTGCTCTCGTTGCATCAGCGTCCAAGGAATTACCAGGTATCAGTATTTCAACCTCATGGGATAGAAAAGTCCTAGACACTTCTTTGTCTTCAATTGTAGGTAGTGTATCAAGTGAAAAATCAGGTCTTCCAGCAGAGGAAGTCGATGCCTATCTTAAAAAAGGGTATTCTCTCAATGACCGAGTGGGAACTTCCTATCTTGAAAAGCAATATGAAGATGTTCTCCAAGGCAAACGCTCCGTCAAAGAAATCCACCTCGACAAACACGGAAATATGGAAAGTGTAGAAAATGTCGAAGAAGGAAGCAAAGGAAACAATATCAAGTTAACGGTTGACCTAGCTTTCCAGAATGGTGTGGATGATCTACTCAAGAGCTACTTCAACTCGGAGTTGGGTAACGGTGGAGCCAAATACTCTGAAGGAGTCTACGCTGTAGCCCTCAATCCTAAAACCGGTGCAGTTCTAGCTATGTCAGGTGTCAAGCATGATGTCGAATCCGGTGAATTAAGTTCAGATTCGCTTGGAACGATAACCAATGTCTTTGTACCAGGGTCTGTCGTTAAGGCGGCAACCCTTAGCTCTGGTTGGGAAAATGGGGTCTTGTCAGGAAATCAAACTTTGACAGATCAGCCGATTGTTTTCCAAGGTTCGGCTCCGATCAATTCATGGTATACCTTGTCCTATGGCTCCTTCCCTATCACAGCAGTTGAGGCTCTAGAGTACTCTTCTAATACCTACATGGTTCAGACTGCGCTAGGGATCATGGGGCAGTCCTACCAGCCAAATATGATAGTCGCAACTGATCAGTTAGAAACTGCAATGGGCAAGTTGCGATCAACCTTTGGGGAATATGGACTTGGAGCTTCAACAGAGATTGACCTCCCAGATGAATCTACAGGATTTACACCAAAAGAATTTGATTTGGCCAACTATATTAATAACGCCTTTGGCCAGTTTGATAACTACACACCTATGCAGTTAGCCCAGTATGTCGCAACCATTGCAAACAATGGCGTACGATTGGCTCCTCACATCGTTGAGGGAGTTTATGGAAACAATGAACAAGGTGGCTTAGGTAATCTAGTTCAAGAAACAGCCACCAAGGAACTGAACAAGATCAATATCTCAGAAGCGGATATGGCCCTCTTGCACCAAGGTTTCTATCAAGTTTCGCATGGAACGAGCGCTCTGACAACTGGTCGTGCCTTTTCAAATGGCGCAGCCGTTTCCATAAGCGGGAAAACGGGGACGGCCGAAAGTTATGTTAATGGCGGTCAAAAGGCCAATAATACCAACGCAGTTGCTTATGCTCCGTCCGATAATCCTCAAATCGCGGTCGCAGTCGTCTTTCCTCATAACACCAACCTAACAAATGGTGTCGGACCTTCAATTGCGCGTGATATCATCAATCTTTATAACCAACAACATCCAATGAATTAG
- a CDS encoding UDP-N-acetylmuramoyl-tripeptide--D-alanyl-D-alanine ligase: MKLTIHEVAQAVGAKNDVSLFADAQLEKAEFDSRLIAAGDLFVPLKGARDGHDFIETAFENGAVVTLSEKEVANHPYILVDDVLSAFQTLAAYYLEKTAVDVFAVTGSNGKTTTKDMLAHLLSTTYKTYKTQGNYNNEIGLPYTVLHMPEGTEKLVLEMGQDHLGDIHLLSELAHPKTAIVTLVGEAHLAFFKDRSEIAKGKMQIADGMASGSLLLAPADPIVEDYLPTDKKVVRFGQGAELEITDLLERKDSLTFKANFLEQALDLPVTGKYNATNAMIAAYVALQEGVSEEQIRQAFQNLELTRNRTEWKKAANGADILSDVYNANPTAMKLILETFSAIPANEGGKKIAVLADMKELGSQSVQLHNQMILSLSPDVLDTVIFYGEDIAELSQLASQMFPIGHVFYFKKTANEDQFEDLVKQVKESLGANDQILLKGSNSMNLAKLVESLENECK; the protein is encoded by the coding sequence ATGAAATTAACGATCCATGAAGTTGCCCAAGCTGTTGGAGCTAAAAATGATGTTAGTCTTTTTGCGGATGCTCAGTTAGAAAAAGCTGAGTTTGACAGTCGTTTGATTGCTGCAGGGGACTTATTTGTGCCCCTCAAAGGTGCGCGTGATGGCCACGATTTTATCGAAACAGCTTTTGAAAATGGTGCAGTAGTAACCCTGTCTGAGAAAGAGGTTGCAAATCATCCCTACATTCTAGTAGACGATGTGTTGTCTGCCTTTCAAACCCTCGCAGCCTACTATCTTGAAAAAACGGCAGTTGATGTCTTTGCTGTTACGGGTTCAAATGGCAAGACAACGACCAAAGATATGTTGGCACATTTACTATCAACAACCTACAAGACCTACAAAACCCAAGGCAATTACAATAACGAGATTGGCCTTCCCTACACGGTTCTTCACATGCCTGAGGGGACAGAAAAGTTGGTCTTGGAGATGGGACAGGATCACTTGGGAGATATCCATCTCTTGTCTGAATTGGCACACCCAAAGACAGCCATCGTGACCTTGGTTGGAGAAGCCCATTTGGCCTTTTTCAAAGACCGTTCAGAGATTGCTAAAGGGAAGATGCAAATTGCAGACGGTATGGCTTCAGGTTCTTTGCTTTTGGCGCCAGCTGACCCTATTGTAGAGGACTACTTGCCAACAGATAAAAAGGTGGTTCGTTTTGGACAAGGAGCAGAGCTGGAAATTACAGACTTGCTTGAACGCAAGGATAGTCTGACCTTTAAGGCCAATTTCTTGGAGCAAGCCCTTGATTTGCCAGTGACAGGTAAGTACAATGCCACCAATGCTATGATTGCTGCTTATGTGGCTCTACAAGAAGGAGTTTCAGAGGAACAGATTCGTCAGGCTTTCCAGAACCTAGAATTGACGCGTAACCGCACCGAGTGGAAGAAAGCAGCCAATGGAGCAGATATTCTGTCTGACGTATACAATGCCAATCCCACTGCTATGAAGTTGATTTTGGAGACATTCTCTGCCATCCCAGCCAACGAAGGAGGCAAGAAAATAGCAGTTTTGGCGGATATGAAGGAATTAGGTAGCCAGTCTGTTCAACTCCATAATCAGATGATTTTGAGCCTCTCGCCAGATGTGCTGGATACCGTTATTTTCTATGGAGAAGATATTGCGGAATTAAGCCAACTGGCTAGTCAAATGTTCCCAATCGGTCACGTTTTTTATTTCAAGAAAACAGCCAACGAGGACCAATTTGAAGACCTTGTCAAGCAAGTTAAGGAAAGCCTCGGTGCCAATGACCAAATCTTGCTCAAAGGCTCGAACTCTATGAATCTAGCTAAGTTGGTAGAAAGTTTAGAAAATGAATGCAAGTGA